Proteins encoded within one genomic window of Heptranchias perlo isolate sHepPer1 chromosome 35, sHepPer1.hap1, whole genome shotgun sequence:
- the LOC137302240 gene encoding zona pellucida sperm-binding protein 3-like produces MGKELCVLQLVICLLDSKAEDSFSTFVLPRGERELDKLQFDLDAFRFFGDDRSLIFITCHLKVAAVDRRDSMNKACTFQNIWTPLEESTNDVCACCHLGKCSATREFRLDSRGRRDLVSGPG; encoded by the exons atgggtaaggagctctgTGTTCTCCAGCTGGTTAT ttgcctcctggacagcaaagctgaggactccttttcgacctttgtgttgccaagaggtgaacgtgagctggacaaactccagtttgacctggatgcgttccgcttctttggagatgaccgttccttg attttcatcacctgtcacctgaaagttgccgcagtggatcggagagattccatgaacaaagcttgtactttccagaatat ctggaccccattggaagaatcgaccaatgacgtttgtgcctgttgtcatctgggCAAGTGCAGTGCCACGAGGGAATTCCGacttgattccagaggaaggagggatcttgtatctggacctggt